The genomic region TGAAAATAATGAGAAGTATTAATATGATATATACTATTATTTTAGGTTTTAAGTACGTTTTACGCAAATACCTTAAAATGATGTCATTTATTAATTAATAATCACTTCAGAAAAGCGGTGCTACATTTGATACACTATGATATATATAGTCGAATTGAAGGTGGAATTGTAATGTATCGAAAAGTGATTATTACTATAGGTTTATGCTTTCTACTAGGAGGGTGTTTGGGAGATAATAGAGATAGTCATGTGCCAACAGATCGCTATGATGGGGAAGTACAAAAGAATAAAAAGCATGTAAAAAAAGTGGCTAAGGGTGTGACATATATTGATGGTATACTTATAGTCAATAAACAAATTGAACTTCCAAAAACGTTCAATCCTGGTGAAAACCAGACCGCAAAAAGTGCGTTACAAACGCTTTTGAAGGATGCTAATCAAGAAGGATATCATTTATCAATGGCAAGCGGTTATAGAAGTTATGAATTACAAGAACAGCTGTTTAATGATTATGTTGAACGAGATGGCAAAGCGAAAGCAATGACATATAGTGCGCTTCCTGGTCATTCTGAGCACCAATCTGGATTGGCCTTTGATATTGTTTCTGAAAATACGGACACCAATTTTACTGAAGCATTTGGAGAAACTGAAGCGGGTCAGTGGATAGAAAGGCATGCGTCTGACTACGGCTTTATCATTCGTTATCCAAAAGGGA from Staphylococcus felis harbors:
- a CDS encoding M15 family metallopeptidase; translation: MYRKVIITIGLCFLLGGCLGDNRDSHVPTDRYDGEVQKNKKHVKKVAKGVTYIDGILIVNKQIELPKTFNPGENQTAKSALQTLLKDANQEGYHLSMASGYRSYELQEQLFNDYVERDGKAKAMTYSALPGHSEHQSGLAFDIVSENTDTNFTEAFGETEAGQWIERHASDYGFIIRYPKGKSDITGYQYEPWHLRYVGQSVAQKIKYDNTTLEEYLGLYANTSKDE